The Solanum lycopersicum chromosome 6, SLM_r2.1 genome has a window encoding:
- the LOC101248015 gene encoding protein NPGR2-like, with the protein MSVKYWVYKQKISLSLRLRKMMKCICSGEQLRIEDIIPSSESLATRDYSASGYSSRAGDDAKADTSNIEEAESSLRESGILNYEEARALLGRLEYQKGNIEAALHVFEGIDIAAVVPKIKLSIARRGEVPRRNSLSDAIPPMSMHAVSLLFEAILLKATSLQALGRFTEAAQSCAVILDTVESALPDGLPENFSTDCKLLETLNKAVELLPELWKLACAPQEAILSYRRALLYCWNLDVETRSKIEKEYAIFLLYSGTDAAPPNLRAQAEGSFIPRNNIEEAILLLLVLLRRYILNKIVWDPSILDHLSFALSIAGEFRALARQVEELLPGVVVRRQKYTILALCYYAEGDDMAALNLLRNLMNNRDNKNGIFELVLAAKICAEYPNLLEEGMGYSRKVLPKIEGKCNQMASVAKCLLGLLLSGRSRTIVSDSERTSRLCEALESLDSAHKMTGGRNPNVLFYLSLENAEQRKLDIALYYAKQLLKLEGGSTVKGWLLLARILSAQKRYIDAESIINAALDETGKWNQGELLRTKAKLQIAQGHLRDAVETYTHLLAVLQVQRKSFGVHKKLLKNTRDNSRSLEMETWHDLANVYTNLSQWRDAEVCLIKSEAINPHSASRCHSAGLLYQARGLYKEALQSFQKSLDIEPNHVPSLVSTAIVLRQLDGQSLPVMKSFLTDALRLDRTNPSAWYNLGLVYKSENGVSALEAAECFEAAELLQESAPVEPFR; encoded by the exons atgagtGTTAAGTATTGGGTTTACAAGCAGAAAATTAGTTTAAGCCTTAGATTGCGGAAGATGATGAAGTGCATTTGCTCAGGGGAACAGTTAAGGATTGAAGATATTATTCCATCATCCGAGTCTCTTGCAACTCGGGACTATTCAGCTAGTGGGTATTCTTCACGAGCTGGCGATGACGCCAAGGCAGACACCAGTAACATAGAAGAAGCAGAATCATCTCTTCGTGAGAGTGGCATTTTGAATTATGAG GAAGCAAGAGCATTATTAGGTCGACTTGAGTATCAAAAAGGTAACATTGAGGCTGCTCTTCATGTATTTGAGGGAATAGATATTGCTGCGGTGGTTCCCAAGATAAAACTTTCCATCGCAAGAAGAGGTGAGGTACCTAGGCGGAATTCGCTTAGTGATGCTATCCCACCTATGTCAATGCATGCAGTAAGTCTTCTCTTTGAGGCCATTTTACTCAAAGCAACATCCTTGCAGGCTCTTGGGAGGTTCACAG AAGCTGCTCAGTCATGTGCAGTGATACTGGATACAGTTGAGTCTGCTTTGCCAGATGGCTTACCTGAAAACTTTTCTACTGATTGCAAATTGTTGGAAACGTTGAACAAGGCAGTGGAGTTACTTCCTGAGCTGTGGAAGCTAGCTTGTGCTCCTCAAGAAGCAATTTTGTCGTATAGAAGGGCCCTGCTTTATTGTTGGAATCTTGACGTGGAAACGAGAAGCAAAATAGAAAAGGAGTATGCTATATTTCTCTTATACAGTGGCACTGATGCAGCTCCTCCAAATCTTCGTGCGCAGGCAGAAGGTTCCTTCATACCTAGAAACAACATAGAAGAAGCTATATTGCTGCTTCTGGTTCTTCTAAGAAGATACATCCTCAATAAAATTGTATGGGATCCATCAATCTTGGATCACCTCAGTTTTGCATTATCCATTGCAGGTGAGTTTAGGGCACTTGCTCGTCAGGTTGAGGAATTGCTCCCTGGAGTTGTTGTTAGAAGACAAAAGTACACTATCCTTGCCCTGTGCTATTATGCAGAGGGTGATGACATGGCCGCTTTGAATCTGTTAAGGAACTTGATGAATAATAGGGACAATAAGAACGGCATATTTGAGTTAGTACTTGCTGCAAAAATTTGTGCAGAGTATCCTAACTTATTGGAAGAAGGGATGGGGTATTCCCGGAAAGTGCTCCCGAAAATTGAAGGGAAATGTAACCAGATGGCTAGTGTTGCAAAATGCTTACTTGGTCTTCTACTCTCAGGCCGATCTCGCACCATTGTGTCTGATTCTGAGAGAACCTCAAGATTGTGTGAGGCTCTTGAATCACTTGACTCGGCACATAAGATGACCGGAGGAAGAAATCCTAATGTTCTTTTCTATCTTAGTTTGGAGAATGCAGAGCAGAGAAAGTTGGACATTGCTCTCTATTATGCAAAGCAGCTATTGAAGTTGGAGGGGGGTTCTACTGTCAAAGGATGGCTTCTTCTAGCTCGCATACTATCTGCTCAAAAGAGGTATATAGATGCGGAAAGCATAATTAATGCTGCACTAGACGAAACAGGAAAATGGAATCAAGGAGAACTGCTCCGCACTAAAGCTAAACTACAGATTGCCCAGGGTCATCTGCGGGATGCCGTGGAGACATATACTCATCTTCTTGCAGTACTCCAGGTTCAGAGAAAAAGTTTTGGAGTTCACAAAAAGTTGTTAAAG AACACGAGAGACAACAGTAGAAGTTTAGAAATGGAAACGTGGCACGATCTAGCAAATGTATACACAAACTTGTCTCAGTGGCGTGATGCAGAGGTTTGCCTAATCAAATCCGAGGCTATCAATCCTCATTCTGCCTCGAGATGCCACTCTGCAG GATTACTCTATCAAGCTAGGGGACTCTACAAAGAAGCCTTACAATCTTTTCAGAAGTCTTTAGACATAGAACCCAACCATGTTCCAAGTTTAGTTTCCACTGCCATTGTTCTTCGACAACTCGATGGCCAATCATTGCCTGTCATGAAAAGCTTTCTGACCGATGCATTACGGCTTGACAGAACAAATCCTTCTGCCTGGTACAATCTTGGATTGGTTTACAAAAGTGAAAATGGTGTATCTGCACTCGAAGCTGCGGAATGTTTCGAGGCTGCTGAACTTCTCCAAGAATCTGCACCAGTTGAACCATTCAGATGA
- the pmt gene encoding putrescine N-methyltransferase, producing the protein MEVIMNNHNNGTINTNTKIIHKNGSICNGNGNVNGNSHTHNNENKLVEFTNSIKPGWFSEFSALWPGEAFSLKIEKLLFQGKSDYQDVMLFESATYGKVLTLDGAIQHTENGGFPYTEMIVHLPLGSIPSPKKVLIIGGGIGFTLFEVSRYPSIEKIDIVEIDDVVVDVSRKFFPYLAAGFDDPRVSLIIGDGAAFVKAAQPGYYDAIIVDSSDPIGPAKDLFERPFFEAVAKALRPGGVVCTQAESIWLHMHLIKKIIANCRQVFKGSVNYAWTTVPTYPTGVIGYMLCSTEGPEVNFKNPVNSIDKYVKSKGPLKFYNSDIHKSAFILPSFARDLIES; encoded by the exons atgGAGGTCATAATGAACAATCACAACAATGGCACcatcaacaccaacaccaaaaTTATTCACAAAAATGGTAGCATTTGCAATGGCAATGGCAATGTTAATGGCAACTCCCACACCCATAACAATGAAAATAAGCTTGTAGAGTTCACTAACTCTATCAAACCGGGTTGGTTTTCTGAGTTCAGCGCACTCTGGCCAG GTGAAGCATTTTcacttaaaattgaaaaattactaTTCCAAGGAAAGTCTGATTATCAAGATGTTATGCTCTTTGAG TCAGCAACGTATGGGAAGGTATTAACATTGGATGGGGCAATTCAACACACAGAGAATGGTGGATTTCCCTACACTGAGATGATTGTTCATCTACCACTTGGTTCCATTCCATCCCCTAAAaag GTGTTAATCATCGGTGGAGGGATTGGTTTCACGTTGTTTGAGGTCTCTCGCTATCCAAGTATTGAAAAAATAGACATAGTTGAGATCGATGACGTGGTTGTAGAC GTATCTAGAAAGTTTTTCCCATACCTAGCAGCAGGATTTGATGATCCAAGAGTCAGCCTTATTATTGGCGatg GAGCTGCATTTGTGAAAGCTGCTCAACCTGGATACTATGATGCAATTATTGTTGACTCTTCTGATCCTATTG GTCCAGCAAAAGACTTGTTTGAAAGGCCATTTTTCGAAGCAGTGGCAAAAGCCCTAAGGCCAGGAGGAGTAGTGTGTACACAGGCAGAAAGTATTTGGCTTCACATGcatctaattaaaaaaattattgcaaaTTGTCGACAGGTCTTTAAGGGTTCTGTCAATTATGCATGGACTACCGTTCCTACTTACCCTAC TGGTGTGATTGGTTACATGCTTTGCTCTACGGAGGGACCAGAAGTTAATTTCAAGAATCCAGTGAACTCTATTGACAAATATGTCAAATCCAAGGGACCTTTGAAGTTCTATAACTCTGAT aTTCATAAATCAGCTTTTATTTTGCCGTCTTTTGCAAGGGATTTGATTGAATCttga
- the LOC101247725 gene encoding spermidine synthase 2-like produces MEEECVVSVDYGNGKEMECLSIIPGWYSDVSDLFPVPGEIMSIKIEKILFKGKSKYQDIMIFESLTYGKVIVLDGIIQHTERDVCSYVEMIVHLPLASIHNPKKVLIIGGGMGFTLREVLRYPSVEKVDLVEIDDMVVNASRKYFPDIAKGYDDPRATLYVEDGNAFVKNTAPGTYDAIIVDSSDPIGSSKFFFEKPFFEAVSKALRPGGVYSTQGESAWIFLDIIQKLVEDCNIFFKGSVNYGWTNVPSYLSGAIGFVICSTEGPPVDFKNPVNKVDVHIISAKSESPLKYYNSEVHTAAFALPTFAQKVLCSKK; encoded by the exons atggaAGAGGAATGTGTTGTGAGTGTTGATTATGGCAATGGCAAAGAAATGGAATGCCTTTCAATTATTCCTGGATGGTATTCAGATGTTAGTGATCTCTTTCCTG taCCTGGAGAAATCATGTCAATTAAGATAGAAAAGATATTATTCAAGGGAAAGTCAAAGTACCAAGATATTATGATCTTTGAG TCATTAACTTATGGAAAAGTTATAGTTCTGGATGGGATAATTCAACATACAGAGAGAGATGTATGTTCTTATGTTGAAATGATTGTCCATCTCCCACTTGCTTCTATTCATAAccccaaaaag GTTTTGATTATTGGAGGAGGAATGGGATTTACTTTAAGAGAAGTTTTACGTTATCCATCCGTTGAAAAAGTTGATTTGGTCGAAATTGATGACATGGTGGTTAAT GCTTCAAGGAAATATTTTCCTGACATAGCTAAGGGATACGATGATCCACGTGCAACACTTTATGTAGAAGATG GAAATGCATTTGTGAAGAACACAGCTCCAGGAACATATGATGCAATTATCGTAGATTCTTCTGATCCTATCG GATCATCaaagtttttctttgaaaagcCTTTTTTTGAGGCAGTTTCAAAAGCCTTAAGGCCAGGAGGAGTTTACTCAACTCAAGGTGAAAGTGCATGGATTTTCTTGGATATTATTCAAAAACTTGTTGAAGATTGCAACATATTCTTCAAAGGCTCTGTCAATTATGGATGGACTAATGTTCCTTCATACCTAAG TGGGGCTATTGGTTTTGTTATTTGCTCTACTGAGGGGCCTCCAGTTGATTTCAAGAATCCTGTAAACAAAGTTGATGTACATATCATCTCTGCAAAATCTGAATCCCCTTTGAAGTATTATAACTCAGag GTTCATACTGCTGCATTTGCTTTGCCAACTTTTGCTCAAAAGGTGCTTTGTTCAAAAAAGTGA
- the LOC101247433 gene encoding uncharacterized protein — MAGLPGYSALAPKTKNLVMAGGLTGFVFGVYYYTMRAVGGSDELQVAIDKFEDAKRSSDAEASLAPKQ, encoded by the coding sequence ATGGCTGGACTTCCAGGATACAGCGCCCTTGCTCCCAAGACTAAGAATCTGGTTATGGCTGGAGGTTTGACAGGATTTGTTTTTGGTGTGTACTACTACACTATGAGAGCTGTTGGAGGCTCAGATGAACTTCAAGTAGCCATTGATAAGTTTGAAGATGCAAAACGCAGCAGTGACGCTGAAGCAAGTTTGGCACCCAAGCAATAA
- the LOC101247131 gene encoding uncharacterized protein, with translation MDAIAAAEERIVSERLRQKLNEVNVAAQTQLAGIQDHIAFTLQQAYYRCAYECFDRRRNQEEIGRCVEHCSVPVHNAQNLFQNEMAKFQERLNRSLMVCQDKFESAKLQKNKSNATMELESCVDQSVHDSINVLPHLVDKLKASLGINN, from the exons ATGGATGCAATAGCAGCAGCTGAAGAGAGGATAGTTTCAGAAAGATTAAGGCAAAAACTCAACGAAGTTAATGTAGCTGCCCAAACCCAACTCGCCGGCATTCAAGACCACATTGCTTTCACTCTTCAG CAAGCTTATTACAGATGTGCTTACGAATGCTTTGATAGGAGAAGAAATCAAGAGGAGATAGGGCGATGTGTGGAGCATTGCAGTGTTCCTGTGCACAACGCTCAGAATCTTTTCCAGAATGAAATGGCCAAGTTTCAG GAAAGACTGAACAGGTCTCTCATGGTGTGCCAAGACAAGTTTGAGAGTGCCAAACTCCAGAAGAACAAAAGCAACGCCACAATGGAACTGGAATCATGTGTTGACCAGTCCGTTCACGACAGCATCAACGTATTGCCCCATCTTGTTGACAAACTAAAGGCTTCTCTCGGCATCAACAATTGA